In the genome of Labrus mixtus chromosome 21, fLabMix1.1, whole genome shotgun sequence, one region contains:
- the tcf7l2 gene encoding transcription factor 7-like 2 isoform X21, with amino-acid sequence MYPRDGAPAGPEETGAKAGVLGPGLSLLQQVGCWHFNLSSWSNKVPVVQHPHHVHPLTPLITYSNEHFTPGNPPPHLQTDVDPKTGIPRPPHPPDISPYYPLSPGTVGQIPHPLGWLVPQQGQPVYPITTGGFRHPYPTALTVNASMSRFPPHMVPPHHSLHTTGIPHPAIVTPNVKQESSHSDISSLNSSKQSDAKKEEEKKKQVHIKKPLNAFMLYMKEMRAKVVAECTLKESAAINQILGRRWHALSREEQAKYYELARKERQLHMQLYPGWSARDNYGKRKKRKREKQQAESNEHREYFPNPCLSLPPITDLSAPKKCRARFGLDQQNNWCGPCRRKKKCIRYIQGEGSCASPPSTDGSLLDSPPSSPSSVAPSPSSKESKPQTEQMQPLSLTMKPAHQPLHHSHLLAGPPPSLVQLDNSAAASKTPGASSHNGALEHGGDVSSSRQPGSSVASSMARSSASLCHSHSLLPSSAPQPLSLVTKSIE; translated from the exons ATGTACCCGCGGGATGGAGCTCCAGCCGGGCCGGAGGAGACGGGAGCCAAGGCAGGAGTCCTGGGCCCAGGGCTCTCGCTCCTCCAGCAGGTGGGCTGCTGGCACTTCAATCTGAGCAGCTGG TCTAATAAGGTTCCAGTGGTACAGCACCCTCACCATGTGCACCCTCTCACACCTCTGATCACCTACAGCAATGAGCACTTCACACCGGGGAACCCCCCACCTCACCTACAGACAGACGTGGATCCCAAAACAG GAATTCCAAGGCCTCCTCATCCTCCAGATATATCTCCTTATTACCCACTGTCACCTGGCACTGTCGGCCAGATCCCCCATCCACTAGGATGGCTAGTACCACA GCAAGGTCAACCTGTTTATCCAATCACAACAGGGGGTTTCAGACACCCCTACCCAACTGCGCTCACTGTCAACGCATCCATGTCAAG GTTCCCCCCACACATGGTGCCCCCCCACCACAGTTTGCACACCACCGGCATCCCACACCCCGCCATCGTCACACCCAACGTCAAGCAGGAATCCTCCCACAGTGACATCAGCTCTCTAAACAGCTC GAAACAGTCAGATGctaaaaaggaagaggagaagaagaaacaggtcCACATAAAGAAGCCTCTGAATGCCTTCATGCTCTACATGAAAGAGATGCGGGCAAAGGTGGTGGCTGAGTGCACACTGAAGGAAAGTGCTGCCATCAACCAGATCCTGGGGCGGAGG TGGCACGCCCTATCTCGGGAGGAGCAGGCCAAGTACTACGAGCTGGCCAGGAAAGAGCGACAGCTCCACATGCAGCTGTACCCAGGCTGGTCAGCACGAGACAACTAT gggaaaaggaagaagagaaaaagggaaaagcaGCAAGCAGAGAGCAATG aacacAGAGAATATTTTCCAAACCCTTGCCTTTCACTCCCTCCGATTACAG ACCTGAGCGCTCCTAAGAAGTGTCGAGCGCGCTTTGGGCTCGACCAACAGAATAACTGGTGTGGCCCGTGcag gagaaaaaaaaagtgcattcgCTACATCCAAGGTGAAGGCAGCTGTGCCAGTCCTCCCTCTACGGACGGAAGCTTACTAGACTCCCCCccatcctccccctcctcagtggccccctccccctcctcaaaAGAGTCCAAACCTCAGACTGAACAAATGCAACCTCTCTCACTGACTATGAAACCGGCCCACCAGCCACTCCACCACTCGCACCTCCTGGCTGGGCCTCCGCCATCTTTGGTTCAGCTGGACAACTCCGCTGCGGCAAGCAAAACGCCCGGCGCCTCCTCCCACAATGGAGCCCTGGAGCATGGCGGCGACGTCTCGTCCTCGCGGCAGCCGGGCTCCTCTGTGGCGTCCTCGATGGCCCGGTCCTCGGCATCGCTGTGTCATTCCCACTCGCTCCTCCCCTCCTCGGCCCCTCAGCCTCTGTCGCTAGTGACCAAGTCTATAGAATAG
- the tcf7l2 gene encoding transcription factor 7-like 2 isoform X27 has product MEREFGVQKLHQDDGLFLLSNKVPVVQHPHHVHPLTPLITYSNEHFTPGNPPPHLQTDVDPKTGIPRPPHPPDISPYYPLSPGTVGQIPHPLGWLVPQQGQPVYPITTGGFRHPYPTALTVNASMSSLLSSRFPPHMVPPHHSLHTTGIPHPAIVTPNVKQESSHSDISSLNSSKQSDAKKEEEKKKQVHIKKPLNAFMLYMKEMRAKVVAECTLKESAAINQILGRRWHALSREEQAKYYELARKERQLHMQLYPGWSARDNYAANQQGKRKKRKREKQQAESNEHREYFPNPCLSLPPITDLSAPKKCRARFGLDQQNNWCGPCRRKKKCIRYIQGEGSCASPPSTDGSLLDSPPSSPSSVAPSPSSKESKPQTEQMQPLSLTMKPAHQPLHHSHLLAGPPPSLVQLDNSAAASKTPGASSHNGALEHGGDVSSSRQPGSSVASSMARSSASLCHSHSLLPSSAPQPLSLVTKSIE; this is encoded by the exons TCTAATAAGGTTCCAGTGGTACAGCACCCTCACCATGTGCACCCTCTCACACCTCTGATCACCTACAGCAATGAGCACTTCACACCGGGGAACCCCCCACCTCACCTACAGACAGACGTGGATCCCAAAACAG GAATTCCAAGGCCTCCTCATCCTCCAGATATATCTCCTTATTACCCACTGTCACCTGGCACTGTCGGCCAGATCCCCCATCCACTAGGATGGCTAGTACCACA GCAAGGTCAACCTGTTTATCCAATCACAACAGGGGGTTTCAGACACCCCTACCCAACTGCGCTCACTGTCAACGCATCCATGTCAAG TCTTCTGTCCTCAAGGTTCCCCCCACACATGGTGCCCCCCCACCACAGTTTGCACACCACCGGCATCCCACACCCCGCCATCGTCACACCCAACGTCAAGCAGGAATCCTCCCACAGTGACATCAGCTCTCTAAACAGCTC GAAACAGTCAGATGctaaaaaggaagaggagaagaagaaacaggtcCACATAAAGAAGCCTCTGAATGCCTTCATGCTCTACATGAAAGAGATGCGGGCAAAGGTGGTGGCTGAGTGCACACTGAAGGAAAGTGCTGCCATCAACCAGATCCTGGGGCGGAGG TGGCACGCCCTATCTCGGGAGGAGCAGGCCAAGTACTACGAGCTGGCCAGGAAAGAGCGACAGCTCCACATGCAGCTGTACCCAGGCTGGTCAGCACGAGACAACTAT gcGGCTAACCAACAggggaaaaggaagaagagaaaaagggaaaagcaGCAAGCAGAGAGCAATG aacacAGAGAATATTTTCCAAACCCTTGCCTTTCACTCCCTCCGATTACAG ACCTGAGCGCTCCTAAGAAGTGTCGAGCGCGCTTTGGGCTCGACCAACAGAATAACTGGTGTGGCCCGTGcag gagaaaaaaaaagtgcattcgCTACATCCAAGGTGAAGGCAGCTGTGCCAGTCCTCCCTCTACGGACGGAAGCTTACTAGACTCCCCCccatcctccccctcctcagtggccccctccccctcctcaaaAGAGTCCAAACCTCAGACTGAACAAATGCAACCTCTCTCACTGACTATGAAACCGGCCCACCAGCCACTCCACCACTCGCACCTCCTGGCTGGGCCTCCGCCATCTTTGGTTCAGCTGGACAACTCCGCTGCGGCAAGCAAAACGCCCGGCGCCTCCTCCCACAATGGAGCCCTGGAGCATGGCGGCGACGTCTCGTCCTCGCGGCAGCCGGGCTCCTCTGTGGCGTCCTCGATGGCCCGGTCCTCGGCATCGCTGTGTCATTCCCACTCGCTCCTCCCCTCCTCGGCCCCTCAGCCTCTGTCGCTAGTGACCAAGTCTATAGAATAG
- the tcf7l2 gene encoding transcription factor 7-like 2 isoform X35 has protein sequence MSNKVPVVQHPHHVHPLTPLITYSNEHFTPGNPPPHLQTDVDPKTGIPRPPHPPDISPYYPLSPGTVGQIPHPLGWLVPQQGQPVYPITTGGFRHPYPTALTVNASMSSLLSSRFPPHMVPPHHSLHTTGIPHPAIVTPNVKQESSHSDISSLNSSKQSDAKKEEEKKKQVHIKKPLNAFMLYMKEMRAKVVAECTLKESAAINQILGRRWHALSREEQAKYYELARKERQLHMQLYPGWSARDNYAANQQGKRKKRKREKQQAESNEHREYFPNPCLSLPPITDLSAPKKCRARFGLDQQNNWCGPCRRKKKCIRYIQGEGSCASPPSTDGSLLDSPPSSPSSVAPSPSSKESKPQTEQMQPLSLTMKPAHQPLHHSHLLAGPPPSLVQLDNSAAASKTPGASSHNGALEHGGDVSSSRQPGSSVASSMARSSASLCHSHSLLPSSAPQPLSLVTKSIE, from the exons TCTAATAAGGTTCCAGTGGTACAGCACCCTCACCATGTGCACCCTCTCACACCTCTGATCACCTACAGCAATGAGCACTTCACACCGGGGAACCCCCCACCTCACCTACAGACAGACGTGGATCCCAAAACAG GAATTCCAAGGCCTCCTCATCCTCCAGATATATCTCCTTATTACCCACTGTCACCTGGCACTGTCGGCCAGATCCCCCATCCACTAGGATGGCTAGTACCACA GCAAGGTCAACCTGTTTATCCAATCACAACAGGGGGTTTCAGACACCCCTACCCAACTGCGCTCACTGTCAACGCATCCATGTCAAG TCTTCTGTCCTCAAGGTTCCCCCCACACATGGTGCCCCCCCACCACAGTTTGCACACCACCGGCATCCCACACCCCGCCATCGTCACACCCAACGTCAAGCAGGAATCCTCCCACAGTGACATCAGCTCTCTAAACAGCTC GAAACAGTCAGATGctaaaaaggaagaggagaagaagaaacaggtcCACATAAAGAAGCCTCTGAATGCCTTCATGCTCTACATGAAAGAGATGCGGGCAAAGGTGGTGGCTGAGTGCACACTGAAGGAAAGTGCTGCCATCAACCAGATCCTGGGGCGGAGG TGGCACGCCCTATCTCGGGAGGAGCAGGCCAAGTACTACGAGCTGGCCAGGAAAGAGCGACAGCTCCACATGCAGCTGTACCCAGGCTGGTCAGCACGAGACAACTAT gcGGCTAACCAACAggggaaaaggaagaagagaaaaagggaaaagcaGCAAGCAGAGAGCAATG aacacAGAGAATATTTTCCAAACCCTTGCCTTTCACTCCCTCCGATTACAG ACCTGAGCGCTCCTAAGAAGTGTCGAGCGCGCTTTGGGCTCGACCAACAGAATAACTGGTGTGGCCCGTGcag gagaaaaaaaaagtgcattcgCTACATCCAAGGTGAAGGCAGCTGTGCCAGTCCTCCCTCTACGGACGGAAGCTTACTAGACTCCCCCccatcctccccctcctcagtggccccctccccctcctcaaaAGAGTCCAAACCTCAGACTGAACAAATGCAACCTCTCTCACTGACTATGAAACCGGCCCACCAGCCACTCCACCACTCGCACCTCCTGGCTGGGCCTCCGCCATCTTTGGTTCAGCTGGACAACTCCGCTGCGGCAAGCAAAACGCCCGGCGCCTCCTCCCACAATGGAGCCCTGGAGCATGGCGGCGACGTCTCGTCCTCGCGGCAGCCGGGCTCCTCTGTGGCGTCCTCGATGGCCCGGTCCTCGGCATCGCTGTGTCATTCCCACTCGCTCCTCCCCTCCTCGGCCCCTCAGCCTCTGTCGCTAGTGACCAAGTCTATAGAATAG